The DNA segment TTTGATGGCCGATGTGATCGGTACGGAAAGCAGCGCGCCGGTAATACCCCACAGCCAGCCCCAGAAAAGCAGCGAAAGCAGAATGACCACCGGACTGAGATTCAGGCGGTCGCCGGTCAGCTTCGGATCGAGAATATTACCCATGACCTGTTGAATCACAATCAGCCCGATCAGCAGAATGACCGCCGGCCAGAATGAGGGATAGAACTGCACGAGCGCAATCAGCACCGGCGGAATGGTGGCAACGATTGAACCGATGGTCGGAATAAAGTTTAACAGAAAGGTGAGCACTGCCCAGGTGACCGCAAAATCAATGTCCATGATGGTGAGTAAAGCCAATGCCAGCAGCGCCGTGATCGTACTGATAAAAAGTTTAATGGACAGATAACGGCTGATTTCGCCGGCGATACATTCCGTAACTTCAGAAATTTTTTGGGATTTTTCCCCCAGTGCCGCTTCAATTTTTACTTTGGCATACGGCTTGCCGGTCAGCATGAAAATAAGAAAAATCAGCACTTTTGTCATGTCACCCATAAACCCAACGAATGAGCCGGATTTTGACACCAGCCAGCGCCCGATTTCACCGGTCCAGTGAAACTCTTTGATATATTCCGGCGGGATGTGCAGGCGCGTCATAAAATCGGTGCTGATCTGCAGCAGTTTTGCGGCATATACATCGTACTGTCCAACGAAACTCATCACGCGGCCGTAGACAAAAAATCCGATCAGATAGCAGAATCCGATCAGCAGCAGCACTACGCAAAAAATTGCAACCGCCAGCGGAATCCGGCGGCATACCAGAAAATTAACAATCGGTGCGAGCAGATACGAAAGCAGCCACGCGATAATCAGCGGAAGAATAACCGCCTGCGCAACTTTCAGCACAAAACCGACCGCCACCAGCGCGATCACTCCGACCAGCGGAATCAGAAAACGCTGTTCTTTCATAAAAATTCCTTTCAGGAATTAAATTTGAAGCACGAAACTCGAAATCCGAATTAGAATTTCGAATTTTCTTCAAACTTTGTGATGTCAGCTTCATACTGCAGGGTTAATGCGATGTCATCCAGACCGTTCAGCAGTTTGTTTTTCAGCAGGGCATCTATATCAAACACATAAACCTGATCGCCGGCGCCGCTGTGCAATGTAACGGTTTGTGCATCCAGATTCACTGTTGTCTGTACGCCCGGTTCTTTGGCGAGTACTGCAAAAATTTCGCTGACTTTTTCGTCCGGCAGCTCAATCAGCAGCAGCCCGTTCTTGCCGCTGTTGTTACGGAAAATATCAGCGAATGCCGGAATTCCGTGGTCAGTCGCTGCAATCACCACTTTAAAACCGTATTGCTGAACCGCCCAGACGGCGTGTTCACGACTCGAACCGCAGCCGAAATTATTGCGCGCCACCAAAATCTGCGCACACCGGTTTTCCGGTTTATTCAGCACAAACTCCGGGTTATCCGTGCCGTCGCTGTTGTAACGCCAGTCAGAAAACAGCGCCGCACCGAACCCGGTGCGCTTGATTGATTTTAAATATTCTTTCGGGATAATCGCATCTGTATCAATGTTCGCGCGATCCACTCCGGCAATGACGCCGGTCACTGTTGTAAACTTCTCCATATCTACTCCTTACAAAATAAAATTCGAAGCACGAAACTCGAAATCCGAAACAAATCTTCAATTCAAAAATTATAAAACTCCACCCTGTTTTGATTTTTGCAAAATGGCACCGAAGATATTCATTAATTCCTGAGCTTCACGGGCCAGGGCATGTCTCTCTTCAGCCAGCTTTTTATCCTCAAATGATTCAATCAAATTAAGCCAGTAACGGCTTTCTTTTGCTTCTTTCCGGAAGATTTTAATCCGCATGATAAAATCTTTTTTGCTCAGCGAATCGTTCGCTTCAATGTAATTTGCACCGACTGAACCGGAAGAACGAACAAGCTGTTTCGAATCTTCATAATTAGGAATATCCTGTTTTAGTGCACGAACAAATCTACGTACAGATTTTGCAAACCCGAATGTCCGATCTTCAAGATCGTAAATTTTGGAATTTTGTTTTTCTGTCATTTGAATTTGTTTCGTACTTCGAAATTCAGGATTTCGAATTTAACAACTCCCTGACATCCACAAAATGTCCGGCGACTGCCGCCGCCGCTGCCATTTGCGGACTGACCAGGTGCGTGCGCCCGCCCTTGCCCTGCCGTCCTTCAAAGTTACGGTTGGAGGTGGATGCACACCGTTCTTTTTCTCTCAGTTTATCCGGGTTCATCGCCAGGCACATGCTGCAGCCGGCATAGCGCCACTCCGCGCCGGCATCAACGAAGATACGGTCAAGCCGCTCTTTTTCGGCAGCATAACGCACCGCTTCTGAGCCGGGCACAACCAGCATGCGAATGCCGGGCGCCACCTTCTTGCCCTTCATCATTGCAGCGGCAGCGCGCAAATCCTGCAAACGCCCGTTCGTGCAGCTGCCGATAAATACAGTATCGATTTTGATATCGGTCATTTTCATGCCCGGCTCAAGCCCCATATAATCCAGCGCGGCACGCACGTCCGCCGGGCTGTATTCCGGCACAGCGTCGAGCTCCGGTACAGCGCCGGTGATGTCCGTTCCCATGCCGGGACTCGTTCCCCACGTTACCTGCGGCGCAAGATCGGTTACATCAATCGTCAGTTCATGATCAAATTCTGCATTGTCGTCAGTAAAATATGTTTTCCACTCAGCAATCGCTTTTTCGAGCGCTTCACCTTTGGGTGCATAAACGCGGTTTCCGGACGCGATATAATCAAAGGTGATTTGATCGGGTGCAACCAGTCCGGCGCGCGCGCCGGCTTCAATGGCCATATTGCAAATCGTCAAACGGCCCTCCATCGGAAGCGTACGAATCGCTTCGCCGGTAAATTCAAATGCACAGCCGGTTGCGCCGGCGGTGCCGATTATGCTGATCAGTTTCAGCACCATATCTTTTGCCGTAACACCGGGCTGCAGTGTACCGGTAAATTCAACACGAAACCCTTTCGGCTTTTTCTGGCGCAGGGTTTGCGTCGCTAAAACGTGCTCCACTTCCGACGTTCCAATACCGAATGCGATGGAACCGAACGCACCGTGTGTTGCCGTGTGCGAGTCGCCGCAAACCACCGTCATTCCCGGCAGCACAATGCCCTGCTCCGGTCCGATAATATGAATTACCCCCTGCCGATCGTCACCGAGTCCAAACAGCGTTACGCCGGTTGTTGTGCAGTTTTCCGTCAGCGCGTCAATCTGCGCTTTTGCAACCGGATCGGTTACATTCATGCGGTTTTCGTCCGTCGGCACATTATGATCCATCGTCGCAAACGTGCGGTCCGGCCGGCGCACGCTGCGCCCCGCAAGCCGGAGAGCTTCAAATGCCTGCGGGCTCGTTACCTCGTGCACCAGATGGCGATCGATATAAAG comes from the Kiritimatiellales bacterium genome and includes:
- the leuD gene encoding 3-isopropylmalate dehydratase small subunit, with amino-acid sequence MEKFTTVTGVIAGVDRANIDTDAIIPKEYLKSIKRTGFGAALFSDWRYNSDGTDNPEFVLNKPENRCAQILVARNNFGCGSSREHAVWAVQQYGFKVVIAATDHGIPAFADIFRNNSGKNGLLLIELPDEKVSEIFAVLAKEPGVQTTVNLDAQTVTLHSGAGDQVYVFDIDALLKNKLLNGLDDIALTLQYEADITKFEENSKF
- a CDS encoding AI-2E family transporter, with product MKEQRFLIPLVGVIALVAVGFVLKVAQAVILPLIIAWLLSYLLAPIVNFLVCRRIPLAVAIFCVVLLLIGFCYLIGFFVYGRVMSFVGQYDVYAAKLLQISTDFMTRLHIPPEYIKEFHWTGEIGRWLVSKSGSFVGFMGDMTKVLIFLIFMLTGKPYAKVKIEAALGEKSQKISEVTECIAGEISRYLSIKLFISTITALLALALLTIMDIDFAVTWAVLTFLLNFIPTIGSIVATIPPVLIALVQFYPSFWPAVILLIGLIVIQQVMGNILDPKLTGDRLNLSPVVILLSLLFWGWLWGITGALLSVPITSAIKIACENIELLKPVSVMMGSGKIAHRKKQEEEREKEQAAHEPARYSLVSRHQAAD
- the leuC gene encoding 3-isopropylmalate dehydratase large subunit, coding for MSKTLFDKIWDAHVVKDLGNGEVLLYIDRHLVHEVTSPQAFEALRLAGRSVRRPDRTFATMDHNVPTDENRMNVTDPVAKAQIDALTENCTTTGVTLFGLGDDRQGVIHIIGPEQGIVLPGMTVVCGDSHTATHGAFGSIAFGIGTSEVEHVLATQTLRQKKPKGFRVEFTGTLQPGVTAKDMVLKLISIIGTAGATGCAFEFTGEAIRTLPMEGRLTICNMAIEAGARAGLVAPDQITFDYIASGNRVYAPKGEALEKAIAEWKTYFTDDNAEFDHELTIDVTDLAPQVTWGTSPGMGTDITGAVPELDAVPEYSPADVRAALDYMGLEPGMKMTDIKIDTVFIGSCTNGRLQDLRAAAAMMKGKKVAPGIRMLVVPGSEAVRYAAEKERLDRIFVDAGAEWRYAGCSMCLAMNPDKLREKERCASTSNRNFEGRQGKGGRTHLVSPQMAAAAAVAGHFVDVRELLNSKS
- a CDS encoding four helix bundle protein; this encodes MTEKQNSKIYDLEDRTFGFAKSVRRFVRALKQDIPNYEDSKQLVRSSGSVGANYIEANDSLSKKDFIMRIKIFRKEAKESRYWLNLIESFEDKKLAEERHALAREAQELMNIFGAILQKSKQGGVL